The stretch of DNA ATCACGCCTGCATGATAGCACGAGTGCGCGGGGTGATGGCAAACTATTTTGCGCCAGCGGACGTACGGGCAACGACGGACGGCTGATGATGCGGCCGTCGGCGCGAAACGCTGCTTCCTGCACAGGGCTGGACGGAGAATGGTCGAGATCACCATCCGGGACGACAAGCTGATCGTCCGCGTCATGGGGCTGAACGTGCTGCTGGCGATGCGCCGGCGACTGATCATCCCGCTGGCGAGCGTGACGGAGATCCGCGAAGAACCGAACGTCTCGCTGTGGAATGTCAGAGGCTTCCGGCTGCCCGGAACATTCGTGCCGGGGCTGATCGTCGCGGGAACGTACGTCTCCCCCGGCTACAGCGCGTTCTGGGACGTGAGCCGTCCGGCGCGCGCCATCGTCATCGAACTCGACGGCGGCGCGTACCAGAAGCTGATCGTGGATGTGGAGCATCCGGCGGAGGTCGTCCACCAGGTCCGCGAGGCGATCGCCAAACGCCGGAGTTGATAGTCCCGATCGCGCATCTCCCGACACGAACGAGCCCCGGCGCCTGTGACGGCGGACGGGGCTCGTTTTCATGATTCGGCGGATGAACGTCAGCGGGGCGCGAGGCCGGTCAGCTGCTCGCTGAGCGCCCACAGCCGGCGCGAGGCATCGTCGTCGCGGGCGGCGGCGGAGGGCTGAATGGGCTTTTCGTCCTTGAAGTACCCGCCGGTGATCTTTGCCACGGCGGGCGAGGAGGCGAGATGGATGGAGGTTGCGGCGCCCTGCTCCGGCGTGCGCAGAAAGCGCTTGAACAGGCTGATGGGCGCAAACCCGCCAAAGAGCAGCGACGTGCCCACCACGCCCGGGTGCAGCGCGTTTGCCGTCAGCACCGAGACATCCTCGCGCCGCGCCAGTTCGCGCGTGAACAGAATGTTCATCAGCTTGGTGTTGGCGTACGCCCGCAGGCCGCCGTAGCCGTTGGCCATCCCCGGATCGTCCCAGCGGATCCGGCCGCCCTTGTGCCCGTCGCTGCTGACGTTCACCACCCGCGCCGGGGCGCCCGCGCGCAGCCGGTCCAGCAGCAGGTTGGTGAGCAGAAAGGGGGCGAGGTGATTGACGGCCAGCTGCATCTCGATCCCGTCCGCCGTCACTTCCCGACGCCGGGTGTACATTCCCGCGTTGTTGACGAGGACGTGGATGGCGGGAAAGCGGTCGGCGATCTCGGACGCGGCCGCGCGCACCTGTGCCTGGACGGACAGGTCGGCGATTACCGTCTGCACGCGCTCGTTGCCGGTGGCGCGGATGATCTCCTCCGCCGACGCACGCGCCTTGTCCCGGCTGCGCGCCACGAGGACGACGGTGGCGCCGCGCTGCGCCAGCCCGGCCGCGGTCGCCTGGCCGATCCCCGCCGTGGCGCCGGTGATCACGCAGACGCGTCCCTTCATGCTGCGGTCCGTCATCATCCCTCGCCGTCGGAAAACGAATCGGCCGCGTTCCACTCGCGGTCGAACTGCGCCAGAAACTCCTGCATGTACCGGTGGCGCGAGTCCGCGATGCGCCGCGCCGCGGCCGTGTTCATCCGGTCGCGCAGCAGCAGCAGCTTCTCGTGAAAGTGGTTGATGGTGGGCCCGCCGCCGGACTTGTAGCGTTCAAAGCTGTCGTGCATCTCCGGCGCGTCGTCCGGATCGTGAAGCGGCCGCCCGCGGCTGCCTCCGTACGCAAACGCACGCGCGATGCCGATGGCACCGATGGCATCCAGCCGGTCCGCGTCCTGAACGACCGCGCCCTCCGGCGTGCTCATGGGCGTGGGCACGCCCGCGCCCTTGAACGAGAGGCGGGCGATGATGTCGGCCACGTGCTCGATCGTCGCCGCGTCCGCATCCACCCGCGCCAGCCACTCGCGCGCCGCGCGGGGGCCGGCCGTCTCGTCGCCGCCGTGAAACTTGTGGTCGGCCACATCGTGAAGCAGCGCCGCGAGTTCCACCACGTACGGGTCCGCGGATTC from Longimicrobium terrae encodes:
- a CDS encoding SDR family oxidoreductase, with translation MTDRSMKGRVCVITGATAGIGQATAAGLAQRGATVVLVARSRDKARASAEEIIRATGNERVQTVIADLSVQAQVRAAASEIADRFPAIHVLVNNAGMYTRRREVTADGIEMQLAVNHLAPFLLTNLLLDRLRAGAPARVVNVSSDGHKGGRIRWDDPGMANGYGGLRAYANTKLMNILFTRELARREDVSVLTANALHPGVVGTSLLFGGFAPISLFKRFLRTPEQGAATSIHLASSPAVAKITGGYFKDEKPIQPSAAARDDDASRRLWALSEQLTGLAPR
- a CDS encoding HD domain-containing protein, which produces MSEREQILRHTEAYVREQMRGEGTGHDWWHVHRVRGMALRLARDESADPYVVELAALLHDVADHKFHGGDETAGPRAAREWLARVDADAATIEHVADIIARLSFKGAGVPTPMSTPEGAVVQDADRLDAIGAIGIARAFAYGGSRGRPLHDPDDAPEMHDSFERYKSGGGPTINHFHEKLLLLRDRMNTAAARRIADSRHRYMQEFLAQFDREWNAADSFSDGEG